Part of the Verrucomicrobiia bacterium genome, CGTCCGCGCTGGCCACGAGGGTGAGCGGTTTGTCCTTGGATCGATGACTCTCCTGCAATTGTCGCAAAAAATCCAGCCACCAACGGCATTCACGAAGCGATAATGTCGAGAGCGGATTATCCAGGAACAAAATCTCAACTGACCCGGATTCTCCAACCGGGGCCAAAGCGCGCGCCAACCCGACGCGTTGCTGGACGCCCAGGCTCAGGCGATTCGGCATATGGCCCGCGTAATCCTGCAACTCCGTCATCGTGAGCAGTTCATCCACCTTCGCCGCGATAGCGGCTTCCTCCAGCCCCGGATGGTACTGCATCGGCAAGGCGATGTTCTGGGCCACGTTCAAATGACTGAACAACCGTCCGCTGTACTCGAAGACATACCCGATGCGACAACGCCAATCCACCCGGTCCTTTTCATGCGCTTCCGCCACATCTTTTCCCAGAATCCGCAACGTCCCATGAATCGGCCGGTTCATTCCCGCGGCCGTCAGCAGTAACGACGATTTGCCGCTCGAAGGACGCCCACTGACCACCCAGAAATCGCCAACCCCAATACGCCAGTTGACATCTTCTATCAATCCAATCTCCGGCGCATTCATATAGGACACCTGCACGCCCGCCAACTCGATGGCCACAGCATCCGGCTTCACGTTGTTTTGGATTGCATCACCCATGGTGGTACACCTTGCTCATTTCAATCAGGAATAACCGCCGAATCGCATCGTAGCCACGGCTATTCGGGTCCTCCAGATTCATGAAGTACCAATAGTGTGGATCCTCTTTTCGATAGTACGGATTCCGGGAGTCGCGGCAGTGAATCCCGTGTCCAAGAAAGGCCGCATGAAAATCAATCAGATGAACGTTGGTGTAGCTGTTGCATGTCTCCGCAATGAGGCCGTTAAAAATGGGCAGCACTTTCAGTCCGTCCGGCCACGCCGGCAAGAGCAAATTGGCGCGCTCAATATCGCCAACACCATCCGTTGGATCGTAGAAATTGCCCAGGAACACGTCGCATCCCCCGGGAAAGCGGGCCGTAACGCCATCGATCAAGGCTTTCAGCTTCGCGGCGAAGCTTTCTTTCCACTGGAGGGCCTGCGCATAGCTGCAGCCGTACATGGCCCCGTCGCGCGGCGCTGACCGACCGTAATTGTGAATCAGGTCATTCCCGCCCGCTGTAATCACCGCGATGCCGTGCACCGTTCGCGGATAAGGCGGGATACTCGGCAACTCATATCGGAGGTGTTCCTCCAGTACCGTATACGAAACGGAAACATTGCGGGAAGTGAGATTGGGAAATACGTGCTCCAGGTCTCGACCCTGCATGTCCGGCCATTTTGCGTCGTCGTTCTTGAGTAACAAATCAAAGTATCCATGCTTCCCCATCGTTCCGAAGCCGGCCGTGATACTGTCCCCGACGCCAAGGAGAGCAAATTGGTTGGTTGACCAGGCTCGTTGGAATGGGTCCAGCGGCACGGATGGGCCCGCCGGCCCGGAGCCGGCCGGGTGCCAATATCGGCCAATGAGAAAATACCACGCGATGCCCAGGATCACCACTGTCTGCCATCGCACATGGTACCAGCGCAAAGGTCGCTTCGCTTTCATTGGCATCATCCTAAAACAAATACCCCAGCAGGAAGAAGGCATCGAGCAGCACGCAGGCCGTCACGCTCTCGACGACCGCGCGCGCTGTCACCTGCGAGACGTCTTCAACATTCAGCGGACGCGCCAGCCCGTGATAGCAATTCACCACGGCGATAACGACACCGAACAGGGTCGTCTTCAACGCAAACAACGCAAAATCCTCCCAGCGTAGCGCGTTGTTGAGTTGCGCAAGATAATCCGTCAGGGTCAGCGGCACGTCCTCGATGAACGCAAAAAGATAGCCGCCCGCTATCGCGATGAGTACCAGGTAGGTCGTGAGGCAGAACACCGCCGTCGCCAAACCAATCACGCGCGGCATGACCAGATAGTGTATCGGGTCGATCCCCAGCGATTCGAGCGCCTCGACTTCGCCGAGCGCCCGCATCGTCCCGAGTTCGACAACATTCGCGGTGCCCGCGCGCGCCAGGACGATCAGCGCCGTCACCAACGGACCCAGTTCGCGAACAATCACGGTCACCATCACCGTCCCAATATATTGTTGCGCCCCGACGCGTGAGAGCAGGGCGACCGTCTGCCCCACGATCACCAACCCGAGTGCCGCTCCAATCAAGCCGATCATCGGCAGTAAGCGCACACCTGCATTCCAGATTTGGGCGAAGATTAGGGGACGAACCACGCGCTTCGAGACGTTGAACTTGGTGAGCGTGACCCCCAACGTGATGACAGCAAACGCACCCAGTTCGCGCAACACGTCCAGTGTGCCGAGGATCCGCATGCCGACGCGCTCCGCGCGGCTGCGGATCGCGATGGCTCCGTGAATTGCATTCGAGACCGCTTTCATCAATCGAAGCTAACGCAATTTGTCCCGGGACGCTGTCGATGACAAGGACGATGTTTCGGCTGCTCAGCCCTCGAGCAGCGCTCCGTACCGAAGATTGCGGACGCTCACCGTCAATTCGACCGCTCCCAGCGCTTCCATGGCAACGAGGAACACCGCGCCACCGGTGACGATGATGTCCGCGCGATCGGCAGGCAAACCGGCCACCTTTTTCCGTTCGGCCAGTGGCATTGCGTCCAACCGCTGCACGGATTCAAGCAGCGCCTCCCGTGAAATTTTCACGTGATCAACGGCTCCCCACTCCATTCGTGCGAAAGTCGAGATCGTACCGCCAGTACCAATCATCTGACCCTCGCCCATTTTGTAACCCGCCAGCGCGGGTCGCAAAACCGCACGCAGATGCTCGCGGAGTTCCGCCAATCTTCCCTCGCCGAATTGTTCGGTGAGCCGCAATGCCCCGAGCGGCAAACTCTTGAAGAGTTCCATCTCCCCATCGCGCCCCTGGATGAACTCCGCGCTCCCGCCGCCGACATCCATCACCAAAAGCGGCGCGCCCGTCCATTCTGGGTCGCTCGACACGCCGCGGAAAATCAACTCCGCCTCGCGATCTCCCGACACCAACTGCACCTCCAGCCCGCACTTCTGGCGTACCGCATCGAAAAACTCATCGCGATTGGCAGCATCGCGGCACGCGCTCGTGGTCAGCGCTATTATATGGATGGCACCCGTTGCCTTGGCCTCCAAGTGGAACTCGTTGATGGCTTGAAGCGTCCGATCAATCGCTTCGGTCGAAAGCCGCGCGCGTTCATGAACTCCTTGACCCAGGCGCGCCACACGGTCTTTGTGCATCACCACAACCACTTGCCCTTGTTGTACATCCGCAACAAGGATCTTAACCGTGTTCGTCCCGATATCAATGATAGCCCGGCGCATTGCTGGCTGTTCATAACACGGCCAGCCATACACGGCAAATCCCGAAAAAATTGCTTGCCTCGATTCGACTTTGTGATAGTTTTCACACACTTTTGGTTGCCCGAACTGACGTTGTCGCAAGCGAATCCCGATGAATTTGGGCAAAGACTTTCAAGGCATGGGCCGGTATATGGCCTTGGGTACCCAGATGGTTTTGACCACGGTGGTTATCGCGGCCATCGGGTACTGGATCGACAAAAAAACCGGTAAGTCACCGATGTTTCTGATTGTGTTCTTTCTGTTGGGTTCAGCAGCTGGTTTTCAGGTCGTGTACCGCGCCTTTCGTGACGGTGGAGCGAAGCCGAAGTGAACTTGGATCGCCCGGTAATTTTAGGAGTTGTCTTCGGCGTGCTGATCGGCGGTGTGAGCGCCGCCCTGCAGGTTCACGAATTACGGCTGAAGAGCCAGGTCGTGCAGCCAAAAGGGGTGTCCGTGTTGATTCCCGGTGCGGTGGGGCGACTCCTGTTTGTGGTCGTGGCTTGGTGGCTGGCATTCGAGTACACCGAAGCGGACAAATACTGGTTGACGGGCGCTTTGGCCGTTACCTATACTGCGCCGCTCTTAGTGCAGTTGAAACAGTTGATTTTTCCCAAGAGGTAGGATTTAGCGATGGGCGAGCACCATGTAATCGTACATAAAGTAATCGAGCTGTTCGGGCTCAATTTGAGCATCACGAATTTCGTCGTGATCCTGTGGCTGGGCGGCCTGTTCACCTTTGTTTTCCTGGTCGGCGCGGCGCGCGCCATGAAAGAGGATGGCACGGGACGCTTCGCGAATCTCGTGGAGTCGATGCTCGAGTTCGTTCGCGAGAATG contains:
- a CDS encoding AtpZ/AtpI family protein gives rise to the protein MNLGKDFQGMGRYMALGTQMVLTTVVIAAIGYWIDKKTGKSPMFLIVFFLLGSAAGFQVVYRAFRDGGAKPK
- a CDS encoding SGNH/GDSL hydrolase family protein, with amino-acid sequence MKAKRPLRWYHVRWQTVVILGIAWYFLIGRYWHPAGSGPAGPSVPLDPFQRAWSTNQFALLGVGDSITAGFGTMGKHGYFDLLLKNDDAKWPDMQGRDLEHVFPNLTSRNVSVSYTVLEEHLRYELPSIPPYPRTVHGIAVITAGGNDLIHNYGRSAPRDGAMYGCSYAQALQWKESFAAKLKALIDGVTARFPGGCDVFLGNFYDPTDGVGDIERANLLLPAWPDGLKVLPIFNGLIAETCNSYTNVHLIDFHAAFLGHGIHCRDSRNPYYRKEDPHYWYFMNLEDPNSRGYDAIRRLFLIEMSKVYHHG
- a CDS encoding ABC transporter permease — encoded protein: MKAVSNAIHGAIAIRSRAERVGMRILGTLDVLRELGAFAVITLGVTLTKFNVSKRVVRPLIFAQIWNAGVRLLPMIGLIGAALGLVIVGQTVALLSRVGAQQYIGTVMVTVIVRELGPLVTALIVLARAGTANVVELGTMRALGEVEALESLGIDPIHYLVMPRVIGLATAVFCLTTYLVLIAIAGGYLFAFIEDVPLTLTDYLAQLNNALRWEDFALFALKTTLFGVVIAVVNCYHGLARPLNVEDVSQVTARAVVESVTACVLLDAFFLLGYLF
- a CDS encoding ATP-binding cassette domain-containing protein, producing the protein MGDAIQNNVKPDAVAIELAGVQVSYMNAPEIGLIEDVNWRIGVGDFWVVSGRPSSGKSSLLLTAAGMNRPIHGTLRILGKDVAEAHEKDRVDWRCRIGYVFEYSGRLFSHLNVAQNIALPMQYHPGLEEAAIAAKVDELLTMTELQDYAGHMPNRLSLGVQQRVGLARALAPVGESGSVEILFLDNPLSTLSLRECRWWLDFLRQLQESHRSKDKPLTLVASADDFRGWLDVASRFAIVESGRFRVVGGRDELSASAEPVVQDFLAKGF